DNA sequence from the Paenibacillus physcomitrellae genome:
TCTCCGTAACTTCCAGCTCCAGGTAACCCGGCTCCAGACCGGAATCCCTCAAGGCATTCTCTACTACATCTATAAACTGCGGATGTCTGAACTGCACGGCCGACACATTGACGGAAATCGTCACTTTCGGGTAACCTTCATCCTGCCACCGTTTGGCCAAGCGACAGCTCTCCCTCAGGACCCACTCCCCTAAACGGATAATGAATCCATTCTCTTCGGCTACCGGAATAAACTCCATCGGCGGCACCATCCCTTGATCCGGGTCGTTCCACCGCAGCAGCACTTCAAGACCGGCCAGGGACGGGGTCGAGCTGATGTTTCCTTTCGGTTGAAAATATAATTCAAACTCTCCATGTTCTAAAGCTTTCGGCAGTTTCTTCTCGATCTCAATTCGTTTATGTATTTCATCCAGTAGTGAATATTCGAACCAGTAGGGTTCACCCACGCTGGCCTGTTTGCTTTTCTTCAAGGCAAGATCGGCATAGTTAAGCAGCAGCGGCCCTTCCTCGGCATGTTCCGGATACATGCTGATTCCGAAGCTGAAGCTGAGCCGAACCTCTTCTTTTTTTATAAAATAAGGCTTGTGAAGCGCTTCTGCCAGCATAAGCGCCTGATTATGAATGTTGTAGCGTGAGCAATCCTGGGGTTTCAGCAGCACAATAAAATTATCCGCAAAACTGCGGCACAAAATGCCGTCAGGGCCGAGCAGGCGTTTCATACGCTCCGCGGCTTCCAGCAGCAGACGGTCTCCGGCCTTATCGCCATAACTTTCATTAAGATAACGGAACCGGTCGATATTGATCCGGATAATGGCGCAGTGATGCCCCTCCTGCAGTTCACGTTCCAGCTCCAATTTAAAGCGGCTCATGTTCAGAAGTCCGGTAAGCGGATCAAAGAAAGCCAGCTCCCGGATGCGCATGGACGATTTCTCCCGCTCCTCAACCTCTTGGGTGATGTCAAACTGCAGGCCGATGAAATACATCAGCTCGCCGGATTCCCCGAATACCGGACTGATCGTCAATTGATTCCAGAAGTAGCTTCCGTCTTTGCGGTAATTTTTGAGTGTGACCGTTTCAGCCCGTTGTTCAAGCTGCGCCTGCTTAACAACTTTTAGAGCCTCGGTGCTAGTGTCGGGCCCCTGTAGATAACGGCAGCTGCGCATTAAGATTTCTTCCGCTTCATATCCCGTCAGACGGGTAAATCCCTGATTGACGTAAATTACAGGATTGTCAGGGAGATTGGGATTCGTAACAATTAAGCCGATTCCCATTCTTTCGATAGCTTTCATGAACTCCGAAGCAGTAAGGAACGCTTCAGGGTCTTCAAGATGCAAACGATCTTCCAACGCTACACCTCCTTCAATAATTTAACAACTTGTAATGTCACCGTCCGGCTGCCAAGCTCCCCATGGAAAACAGTCCCGTTTCGGCTGCCATGGAAGTCGGAACCGCCGGTCGCAATCAGGCCGTAACGAGCCGCCCATTCCCCGTAACGCTGTTCATCCTCCGGCGAATGATCCGAATGGAACACTTCGAGGCCGGCAGGTTTGCCGCTTTCCAGAAGAGACTGGATTAAAGCATCCTGGCCGTAGATCCCCGGATGCGCAATCACTGGAGCGCCTCCTGCCTCCCGAATCCATTCAAAGGCCTGCTGCGGCGCAATTCTCGGCACGTTGGCATAAGCTGCAGCACCTTCTGCCAAGTAACGGTCGAAAGCGTCGCGGATATCGGCCGCATAACCTTTAGCCACCAATACCGCTGCGATATGGGGGCGCCCCAGGCTTTCTCCTTCCTGAAGCTCCCGCCCCAGCTCCTTGAGCACGTCCCCCCTCCCGAGAGGAATGCCGAGCTTCTGCAGGTTAGTCAGAATAGCTTCATTCCGCTGCTCTCTCGCATTTCTCAGCTCACTAAGCCGCTGCTTCAATACCGGATCATGGTGATTAATGAAATAGCCAAGTACATGAATATCAGTGTCATCAACCCGGGTACTGATTTCTATGCCGGGAACGACCACCATTCCAAGCTTCTTTCCGGCCTCCAAGGCTTCATCGATGCCGGCCACCGTATCATGGTCCGTAATGGCGATAGCGGCCAGCCCATTCTCCTTGGCCATCCGGACATTGTCGGCAGGAGAATTCAGTCCATCTGAAGCAGTGGTGTGCGTATGCAAATCGGCCCGGCTCTGCTGCTGATTCATTTAGACTCCTCCTTTAACCTCAGTCATGGGCTGCTTTATAAAGTTCAGAAACGTTACGGCCGAAATAGGCAGCAGCGTAGATTTCAAATGTATGGAGAAGAATCTCCGCTTGAACGAAGCATTCCGGATGGGGACCACCCGCAGCAAACCTAACGCAAGTTCATGTTTGATGGAGGAGGGGGATAACATCGTGATGCCGAATCCCGCTTCTACCGCTGATTTTACCGCTCCGGTACTTCCCAGCTCCATCACTACGTTCAAATCCCCGGCACCCACTCCGCACCGCTGCATTTCCTCTTCCATAACCTGTCTGGTCCCCGAGCCTTTCTCCCGAAGTACAAACGGATATCTGACGACCTGCTCCAGCTCAACGCCGTCCGGGAGGTCCAGTTCATGACCTGACGGAACAACAAGCTTCAGTTCGTCTTCCATTACCGGTTCTATTTGAATATCAGGATGATCAACCGGCGCCTCAACCAGCCCGAATGTGAGCTGATGCTGCAGGATGTAATCCACAATTTGCGAGGTGTTCATCACTTTCAGCATAATTTGAATATGCGGGTATTGGTGGCCAAAAGGGCCGAGCAGCCTTGGCAAAATGTATTCGCCGATCGTCAGGCTGGCGCCCAGGTGCAGCCGTCCTTCCAACTGATGTGTGAACCGGGACATCGCGTCCTCCGTTTCCCTCATCAGTTCCAGGCTGCGAACGGCAAACGGCAGCAGCGTTTGTCCCGCCTCCGTCAGCTCAATGCCTTTCGTTGAACGGATTAGCAGTTTGCATCCAAAGTGTTCTTCCAGGGACTGCATCTGCATCGTTACCGCCGGCTGGGTCATATGGAGCGACTGGGCCGCTGCTGAGAAGCTCCCGAGCTTGGCCACATTATAGAATATATGAAGCTGATGATAGTTAAGCGCCATTCCCATCCATTCCTTCCTCTACCCATACAATACCATGAGGCAGCCCCCGTTTTAAACTGCCTTTACCATTTAAATGCAGCTAGGTTTAAATAACCCCGAGACTCTAAAGCTTTTATTATAAAAAAAGCACGCCTCCGGCTTCGCCGGTGCATGCTGGATCATTCCGATTTCCTATTTCCGTTTGCGGCCATTCTTCAGCAGCGTTATCCTTCTCGAATGTCTCAGCCAGGAATAATAGGTTTTTAAATCTCTCAGTTCCATCGTTTCCGACATTCTGCCCAGGAAGGTTACAATGATCATTTTATAAAGCGGCTGACCCAGCAAATCCGTCTCCCCGGCCAGCTCGGTAAATTCCGCAATGAACACCAAATCCTGGTCAATCAGATATACATCCTCTTCATTACGGTAATATTTCGTAATCCGCCCCTGCTTGAGGCAATCCCACAAAAAAGTCGCGATAGCTTCGGGTTGTGCTGCAGCCGAGCTTACCCGTTCCTTGTAACGCAGAGCCGCATGATGAGTAACTACGACATCAGCAACCTTGTATTCGCCAAGCGCTATATTGAAGGATTCATAAGTATTCCAACGCTGGGTAGCCCTATCCTTCACGGTGTTCCCCCCTTCCCTGGAGTTCTCCGATTCCCGATCTGGTACTTATTGACTAAGTATTTATTCCTATAATAGTATAATATCCCGTTTTGATGCGCAAGTCTCATACAACTCTCTCTTTTCTGAAATCTATTAACCGATTAACGGGAATATTCCTCTCTGACTAGGAAAATAAAAAAAAGAAGGGGCGGCAGCGCCGTTCCTTCTTTGATAACAAAACGTCTGATCAGAGATCCTCTCGCCCGCTTATGCTCGAGGGACTCTAAAGCCTAAAGCCCGTAGTACTGGGTCTTGTCCGGCACGTTTTTGTTGTATTCGGTTTTGATCTCGTTGCGATAAGATCTCTCGATCTTGCGCACGTAGGATAACTTGCGGACATTCTTCATAATATCCTCTGCCCGGTCGGCATTCACGTACATGACCACATAATGCATTCTTCTGGACAGATACAAGACATTACCGTATTTATCCAGGTTTCTGGCCGCTTTCAAATCACTGACCCAAATAATAAATCCCGCTCGTTCCGGAAACATGTCCGCCGCTTCCCCCGCTTTCTGATGAAATCCGTCCGATTCTAGCCGCCGCAGCCGCAAGAACCGCCCCCTCCGCATCCGCCTTTCGGATTCGGATCGTTGCTTGGCACCTTGATCGATTGAGAAACGGAGTAAGCAATCATCTCCGACATCTCATGCAGCATACCGTCCAGCTCTTGCTCGGCAAGCTTAAATCTCCTTACCGCCTCAAACTGCTCCAGTTCCTGCTCTACCTCAGCCACTTTATCCTTTGCTTCATGATAGTTGGGATGAAAGTGACCAAAACGCTGGGTCTCCTCGAAAAGTTCTTTTTTGGAAGCCAGCTTGCGAACGCAGCTTTGAATCTGCTCATCGTTCTCGATCTTCTGCTTCCAATATAAGTAGTCGGTCACACAAACCGAATGGTTGATCATATCGCCCAATTCATAGGCGTATGTCAGCATTTGGGCCATATCGACCGTTCGCAATTCAGATACGCTCATGAACATTCATCTCTATTCTGTAGAAGTTCCACCAAATTTATTTCCATTGGTAGACTATTTTATCATATCATAAACGCGCCCCGAGCAGAAGATAAAATCAACTTTTGGCTCCGCTGGAGGGAGCTGACAGGAGAAAGGAGGAGGTTCCCGGGCTGACTGCTAATCCCTTCACCTTTCGGCAGGGAGCAGGATACGAATCCCCTCAATGTCCGCCGGAATAAGCTCCGTGTACGTCCCTGCATGGAAACCCTCACCCTCTCCAGCCTTACTATTGCCTTTCCCTTCTTTACTATTTCCTTCTTCAGCCTTGCTATTGTCTTTCGGGGCCAGCTCCGCTCCCACCCTCCAGTCCCCGCTGCCTTTGATCCATCTGGGCACGGCGGTGAAGGTGCCGTTGTTTAGCCGCAGCTCAACGCCCGCTTTCCATTCCAGCGCCTGCTGCAGCATCAATTTCACCGTGGAAGCATGATAAGTCCTTACCTCGCTTGTCCAGGCCGCCGGAATGCGCCGCAGCCCCGGAAACAGCTCCTCCAAATTAGGGATAGAAGCGTCCGCCTTTTGAATCCGGACCGGTTTGCCTGCGTAAATCCAGGCTTGCGGTGCTTGAACGGCCTCATTCCGGTCCTTGGAAGCTTCAGAGCCTCGCGTACCGCTCCCGCTCAATGCCGGGCTTACACGGGGATAAAGCACGCCGTTCGCCGCTGCTGCTTCTTCAAGCGGATTATACAGCGTTACTCCAAGCTGCTCCAGCATTTGAACAACGGGCATCCTCTCATTGGCCGAGACGATAAAGTGACAAGATCCGATCCGTTCCAGCGCCCCTTCAGCGGCCGGTTCCGCGGCAATCCGGTCCGCTGTCCGTTCATCGGCGCAGTGCAGCAGGGTTGCATGGAACAGGGAGGTGTGCTTCCGCTGCTCTCCCCACTCACGGACGGCAAGGCTTACAGCGTCGGGCACTCCCGTTAAAGCATGGCGTTCGAGGAAAGCCAGAACTTCTCCTGCTTTCCGCCCGTTCTCAGCCGCCCGCTCCACCGATTCACGGGTAAGCCGATAAGTCGTCATAACATCTGCCGAAATCAGTTCACAACAGAGCTCCAGCTCCCAGCGGATCGTATAAGGCGTATTCGGTGGAACCAAAACTTCGTAATCGGGCTGGACGAAAAAGGCCGCTTCATGCGGATTCCCTAGACCGCACCTGGCATCAGTCCTGACACCGGTCCCTTCACTGGTCCCGTCACTAGTCCCGATGCTGGCGCTGGTTG
Encoded proteins:
- a CDS encoding putative bifunctional diguanylate cyclase/phosphodiesterase; translation: MEDRLHLEDPEAFLTASEFMKAIERMGIGLIVTNPNLPDNPVIYVNQGFTRLTGYEAEEILMRSCRYLQGPDTSTEALKVVKQAQLEQRAETVTLKNYRKDGSYFWNQLTISPVFGESGELMYFIGLQFDITQEVEEREKSSMRIRELAFFDPLTGLLNMSRFKLELERELQEGHHCAIIRINIDRFRYLNESYGDKAGDRLLLEAAERMKRLLGPDGILCRSFADNFIVLLKPQDCSRYNIHNQALMLAEALHKPYFIKKEEVRLSFSFGISMYPEHAEEGPLLLNYADLALKKSKQASVGEPYWFEYSLLDEIHKRIEIEKKLPKALEHGEFELYFQPKGNISSTPSLAGLEVLLRWNDPDQGMVPPMEFIPVAEENGFIIRLGEWVLRESCRLAKRWQDEGYPKVTISVNVSAVQFRHPQFIDVVENALRDSGLEPGYLELEVTETMLNDPVVIKEKLERLRSQGIKISIDDFGTGYSSIHYLKTLPIDILKIDKSFVQETPLSEQDSTLLVSIIQLGKSFGLTVLAEGVESKSQLEFLAGSGCDLIQGYYYSRPLNRAAMEQMFKDSMNSGLIAGLS
- a CDS encoding PHP domain-containing protein, yielding MNQQQSRADLHTHTTASDGLNSPADNVRMAKENGLAAIAITDHDTVAGIDEALEAGKKLGMVVVPGIEISTRVDDTDIHVLGYFINHHDPVLKQRLSELRNAREQRNEAILTNLQKLGIPLGRGDVLKELGRELQEGESLGRPHIAAVLVAKGYAADIRDAFDRYLAEGAAAYANVPRIAPQQAFEWIREAGGAPVIAHPGIYGQDALIQSLLESGKPAGLEVFHSDHSPEDEQRYGEWAARYGLIATGGSDFHGSRNGTVFHGELGSRTVTLQVVKLLKEV
- a CDS encoding selenium metabolism-associated LysR family transcriptional regulator, producing MALNYHQLHIFYNVAKLGSFSAAAQSLHMTQPAVTMQMQSLEEHFGCKLLIRSTKGIELTEAGQTLLPFAVRSLELMRETEDAMSRFTHQLEGRLHLGASLTIGEYILPRLLGPFGHQYPHIQIMLKVMNTSQIVDYILQHQLTFGLVEAPVDHPDIQIEPVMEDELKLVVPSGHELDLPDGVELEQVVRYPFVLREKGSGTRQVMEEEMQRCGVGAGDLNVVMELGSTGAVKSAVEAGFGITMLSPSSIKHELALGLLRVVPIRNASFKRRFFSIHLKSTLLPISAVTFLNFIKQPMTEVKGGV
- a CDS encoding YlbG family protein → MFPERAGFIIWVSDLKAARNLDKYGNVLYLSRRMHYVVMYVNADRAEDIMKNVRKLSYVRKIERSYRNEIKTEYNKNVPDKTQYYGL
- a CDS encoding YlbF family regulator; the protein is MSVSELRTVDMAQMLTYAYELGDMINHSVCVTDYLYWKQKIENDEQIQSCVRKLASKKELFEETQRFGHFHPNYHEAKDKVAEVEQELEQFEAVRRFKLAEQELDGMLHEMSEMIAYSVSQSIKVPSNDPNPKGGCGGGGSCGCGG